CAAAGGGAAAAGTTTTGCGGAGGAACAAACAAAGTCCCAACTTTTCTTTTCTTGGAAGGATGATAAAGACTTCATACAATATGAATGGGAACTTAGTTCTGATTCTAATTTTTCATCAATACTAAAAACTGAGTCGATTAAGAATAATTTTCTAAAATTACCTAGTGGTCTTGGTATAGGAACATATTTTTGGAGAGTGAAAGGAATTGGTTCGAATGGAACTTCTTTAGAATCAAAATCCAATACTTTTACGGTGATTGCAAAAGAAGAAATGGAGTTAATTGCTCCAGCGAACGGATCTGAGGTGGAAGTGGATGAACGCTCTGTTGTCATTCTAAAATGGAAAAAACTAACAGGGAAATCTAATTATGAATTAGAAATTGCAAAAGGTTCAGATTTCCAACCTCTTTACACAAAAGAAACTGTTTCTGGCAATTATTTTGAATTTAAGTCCAAAGACTTAGGTCGATTTTTTTGGCGAGTTCGTCCAGTTGGTTCCGATCCATCTGATACTAGCGTAGCACGTAGTTTTCAAATGATTTCCAATATGGAACCTCCTGGTTTGGTGAGTCCAAGTCGAAATGAAACGGTCGATTTGTTTTCTAGAAGTTCGATTTTGTTTGTTTGGAAATCAGTTGAGAAAGTTTCTAGTTATCGAATTCGTTTGATTGATATTTCAGGGATTCGAGAGAAACAAGTTTTGAATGAAAGAATTAACTCTACAAGATTTCAATTTAACGATATTCAAAAATTGAATGTTGGTAGGTTTCGTTGGGAAGTTGCTGCCCTCTACAAACAAGCTGATGGAAGCGAACGTGAATCTGCTTATAATAAACAGGACTTTTTTATTTCAGTTCCAGAGCTAAAGGTTCCAAAAATCCTAACACCAGGAAAGATTTATGTGGAATAAATTTCATTCTTATTTGATTATATTTTTTATTTCTCTCTCTTCCCTTGTGGCACAATCAAATAATGAAGAGGGAACTCAATACCAATTACGTTGGTTAGATGTAGAAGGTGCTACGGGTTATGTTCTTGAAATTAAAAATTCCAGTGGTTATCTTGTTCTTTCAGAAAGAGTAAATGGAACAAGTTACGACTTGGTAAACTATACTTCTGGGATTTATGAACACAGAGTTGCTGTGATCAATAAACTAGGCAAAGTAGGAAGTTATTCGGAATGGGTAAAATTTGAAGTTGTTGTTTCTAGGGTTCCTACGCTAACAAAAGATTCTGTATATTCTGTATCCAAGGAAGAAAAAGAAAAAGTATTTTTACTAGAGGGTAAAGATTTTATCAGTCCTATGAAAGTGTATATGGTGACTGGCGGTAAAAGAATTCTTGCTAAAAAAGTAGTCATCGAATCCGATTCGGTTGCGAAAGCAACATTCGCAGTGGATGCAGATACAGATACGGGAATATATGATTTGGTTTTAGAAAATCCAAGAAATAAAGTGTTAACCGCCAAACAAAGAGTTGTTTTATCTGACTCAAAAGAAAAGGCGAATCGGTTTGCCCAAAGACAGGAGAGGATCGTTCGAAAAGAAATCCCTGAAGACTATTACGAAACTCCATACTTTTCAACACTTTGGAGATCTACCATTCTGCCGGGTTGGGGTCAAAAATACATTGATGGAAACAATTGGAAACTCTATGTATTTCCAGTCGTTGCGCTTTCGGCTGTTGGATTGTATGCTAATTCCTATAACCGTTTTTTAAGTGCTCGGTCCGATTACCAATCAGCAGTTCTTTTGGGAGCATTACTTGTGGAAAGACAGGATGCACAAGTTTTATGGTTGATCAATCGAACGAATGCCGAGGCAAAATTTAATTCCGCCAAGTCTGAGTTAGGTGTAATCCAGGCTGGGGCAGGGATTTTGGGTGTTTTTTTACTCTATAATATTGTAGATTCCTACTTTTCCGCAAAACGAAATGTTGCAAGTGATGGACCTGGATTTCCGCTGGGTGAAACGAACAAACGTGTGCAAGCTTCCGTAAGTACCGATCTTGGTTGGAACCAATCAAAATTTGCCTATGAATATGGCTCACGATACCAAATCGAATTCTCTTCCCGTTTCTGACAAAAAGCTTGTTTAGGGAAGGTCTTCCCCTCATGCTGATTTTATGCCGATTCCCATTTTACGTTCCAACAGAAATTCAAAAAAAGAATTGGATCGTTTTCTTTCGGGAGCGAAAGAAGACCTAAGTTCCGCTACTGCAAAAATCCTACCGATTTTAGAGGCAGTGCGAACGAGGGGAGACAAAGCTCTTATCGAATACACTGAAAAATTTGATGGGATTCTGTTAAATTCGGTTACTATCGATCCCCATTCCATACAAACAAATCTAAACCCGAATATAAAAGAGGCCTTCCTGCGGGCGAAATCTAATATTGAATCTTTCCACGAAGCACAAAAAAGAGAGTCGTGGTCGAGAACCATTGACGGTAACCGATTGGGTGTCAAATACACTCCCATCCCATCACTTTCTGTCTATGCACCTGGCGGAAAGGCTTTGTATCCATCCAGTGTACTTATGGGAGTGATCCCTGCCAAAATTGCTGGAGTCAAAAATATCCAACTCATCACTCCACCACAAAAAGATGGTCTTCCTGAAATTCTTGTTTGGCTTTGCCAGATTCTAGAAGTAAATCGTATTGTTACTGTCGGTGGTGCACAGGGAATTGCTGCCGCTGCCTACGGAACAGAATCCATTCCAAAATCTGAATTCATCGTGGGCCCGGGAAATGCTTATGTAGCCGCCGCCAAATCTTATTTAGCTGGGCAGGGAATCATTGGTATTGATAGTCCTGCCGGTCCGAGTGAGGTTTGTATTATTGCTGATTCTTCTGCAAATCCAAAATGGATCGCTTGTGATATGTTATCGCAAGCAGAACATGGTGAAGATTCTTCAGCCATTCTACTCACAACAGAGGAAAATTTTGCCAAAAAAGTTAGTGAAGAATTGGAAAAAGCATTTGTGGAACGTCCCAAACGTTTGGCGATGAAACAAAATTCCATTTATAAAAATTCAGCGATTTTAGTTTTTCCAAGTTTAGAGGATTGTATTTGGTTTTCGAATGAGTTGGCACCTGAACATTTAGAAATTCAAACAAAAGAAAACGAATCAGTTTTTTCAAAAATTGAACATGCCGGCAGTGTTTTTATTGGGCCATATTCTCCAGTCGCTATGGGGGATTATATTAGTGGTACTAATCATATTCTTCCCACTGCCAGAGGTAGTCGAATCTATTCTTCTCTTGGAGTGGATACATTTTTGAAACGAGTGACTTTCCAAGAAGTAACAAAAGAATCTTTGGTAACTCTCTATCCATTTGTAAAATTAATGTCAGAATTAGAGGGACTTGATGAAGAGCATGGAACGAGTGTTAAGGTTCGTACAGAGGAATCGTTGTGATCGTTATATCTAACATTGCAGAACTAAAAAAACAAGTAGGTATATGGAAAAGGGAAGGGGTTTCCATCGGCTTTTGTCCTACAATGGGAAGTTTGCATGCAGGTCATATGGACTTAGTCGAAACTTCGAAGAAAAAAACGGATAAAACCATTGTTTCAATTTTTGTTAATCCCACTCAGTTTAATGATCCAAAGGATTTTGAGAATTACCCAGTTAATACAGAAACCGATTTGAAGTTATGCGAAGAAAAGGGAGCGGATTTGGTTTTTTTACCTGATGTCAAAACCATTTATCCAAAAACCAAAACTCCTATCCAAATGAGTATTCCAGAATTACAAAAACACCTTTGTGGACGTACAAGACCTGGACATTTTGAAGGTGTTTTACAGATTGTTTCGAAACTTTTCCATTTAACTGAGCCTACGATTGCTTTTTTTGGTCTGAAGGACTACCAACAATTTCGAATCATTTCTACCATGGTTGAAAATCTTAATTTTCCTTTGGAAGTGGTTGGGGTTCCCACTCGCAGAGAGTCAGATGGCCTAGCCATGAGTTCACGAAACATTCGTTTGAACCCAAAAGATAGGGAAACTGCAAGTCTCATTCCGAGAATGTTTGCATTAGCCGAAAAAACAGTTCTTGGTGGTGAAAGAAACCTTCCTCTCTGGAAAGAAATTCTGAGAGATTTTTTGCTCACTGGAAGTTCCGTTCAGATTGATTACTTAGAAGTTGTAGATCCAGTGAATCTCCAACCGATTGAAAAAATGGAAGGAGATATTCTTCTCGCATTGGCTATGTTTGTTGGTGGGGTTCGTCTCATTGATAATCAGATTATTAAAATTCCAAATTAAACCTAAATGTCCAAAGAAATCGAAGACCGAAAATATAATCCAAAACTTGTTTTATCTGAAATAAAGACAACCTTAGTCAATTTGAGTGGGATTCCAGAATCGGCTCATTCTTTTGTAACCGGTTCATTGTACGAAACTCTCAATTCTGATTCTCCTTTTTTAGTTGTGTTGCCGACCAACCAAGATGCGGAAAGTTTTTCCAGAGAACTTCTGAGTTTTTTACCGCAAGAGGAAATTTTCTATTTTCCTGGTCCCGAAAATATTCCTTACGAATATACAAAATGGCAAATGGAATGGAAACGAGATAGAATCCTAACGATCAATCGTATTTTGTCAGGAAATCGTTGTTTGGTGATAACTTCTGTTTCAGCTCTTCTTCGAAAACTTCCCGTTAAAGAAAGTTTAAAAGGAAAATCCATAACATTAACATTAGGAAAGGATTTTCCTTTGGAACTTTTATTGTCCGATTTGGTTAATTTAGGATACCATAGGGAAGAGGTCTGCGAACAGTTTGGTCATTTTAGTTTGAAGGGTGGAATTTTAGATATTTACACTCCTTATTTGGCTAACCCCGTGCGGATTGATTTTTTTGGTGATACGGTTGATGAAATTCGAACCTTCGATCCCAATACACAAAAGTCCATTGCAAAAATTCAAGAAATTGTCATTACTGCTGCAAACGAAACCATTGTGAGTCGTGAAGAGAAAGCAAAATACCAAGAAATTCTGATTTCCCATAAGGATAGACGACTCCCTATTGATTCGGAATTGGAAATCATAGAAGAACACCTTCCTTTGATTCGAAATCATGAAGGTTTTTTAAACTTCTTTCATAAGAAACCAATTGTAATCTTTCCTAGATTCTTTGATACCAAAGAGCGTGCTTATGGAATGGAAAGAGAATACAATACTCTTTATGAAAAAAAGAAAGAAGAAGCACTCTGTTTAAAACCAGAAGACTTAGTTTCCTTTGGTGAAGAATGGAATACGCTTACTTCCGAGGAAACACCAGGAATTCGTTTTTCACTTTTACCCGATCACCAGAAAAATTTTTCCTATGAACCAATTACCGAGGTTAGGGGGTTTCGTGGAAAGATCCGTGAGGCAAAAGAATACTTCTTAGAGTTATTAAACGAAGATCCGAAAAATAAAATTTTCATCACTTCTTCTTTTTCTGCGCAGATGATGCGCTTGAAAGGATTGTTTTCTGAGAACGAAATAGAAACAGTTCATTCGGATTCGGAAGAGCCAAAACCTCTTCCGCTTGGTTCAGTCAAACCAGGAATTCATTTAGTGATCTCGGATCTAAAACGAGGGTTCCATGTTTTAGATGATCATGTTTATATTTTTACTGATAATGATTTATTCGGTCGTCAGTACAAAAGAAAAACACGTTATAAAAAACAAGCTTCCCAAATGATTGAATCTTTCATCGATTTGAAAGAAGGCGACTATGTGGTGCATGTCAACCATGGTGTGGGTCGATTTGTTAAAATTGAAAGAACAAAAGCAGATGGAAAAGAAAGAGACTTCCTTAAATTAGAATATGCGGGTGGCGATAGTTTATTTGTTCCACTCGATCAAATCTCTTTAGTTCAAAAATATATAGGTGGAACAGATACACCAAAACTCGACACTCTCGGCAAAAATTCTTGGAAAAAAGCTAAGGATCGAGTTCAGGAATCTGTAGATAAACTTGCTGAAGAATTAGTGTTACTTTATTCGAATCGGATGAAATTGAATGGTTTTGCATTTCCACCCGATACCATTTGGCAGGAGGAGTTTGAAGCTGCTTTTGAATTTGAAGAAACTCCAGATCAAATTTCTGCGATTGAATCTGTAAAACAAGACTTAGAATCTGCAAGGCCTATGGACCGTTTGGTCTGCGGTGACGTTGGTTACGGGAAAACAGAAGTTGCCATTCGTGCAGCATTCAAGGTGATTATGGCTGGGAAACAAGTAATGCTTCTCACTCCCACAACAATACTTTCCTTACAACATTTTAATACTTTCAAACTACGATATGAGAACTATCCAATAAAAATTGCCTTTGTATCGCGGTTTCGTTCTGCAGCAGAAATTCGAGAAGACCTAAAGAACTTTTCTGAAGGCAAAATTGACATGCTCATTGGAACACATGCAATTTTATCTTCAAAGGTTAAACCTAAAAACTTAGGTTTACTTATAATCGACGAAGAACAAAAGTTTGGTGTAACTCATAAAGAGGCAATTAAAAAGTTTAAAAACCTTGTGGATGTACTGACCTTAACGGCTACCCCAATTCCTCGAACTTTGCATATGGCTCTCACAGGAATTCGGGAACTTTCAATTATTTCAACGGCTCCCAAAAATAGACAGAGTGTCGAAACTTATGTTCTGGAAGAAGATGATACTCTCATTCAGGAAGCAATACGGAAAGAAATAGAAAGAGGAGGGCAAGTATTTTACCTTTACAATCGAGTGGAATCGATTGAAGAGGAAGCAGCTTATATTCGTTCCTTGGTTCCTGAAGTTTCCGTCGGGATCCTTCATGGACAATTGACGGAAGATGAAATTGAAGAAACTTTGGTCGATTTTTACGAAAAAAAATATGATATTTTAGTCACAACGACTATCATTGAATCGGGAATTGATATGCCGAACGTTAATACTTTGATTGTTAAACGTGCAGATATGTTTGGACTTTCCCAGTTATACCAAATTCGTGGTCGAGTGGGTCGCTCCGATAGAAAAGCCTATGCATATATGTTTTATCCATCCAAAAAACTAATGACTGAACTGGCAGAAAAAAGACTCAATACAATTTTCGAATACCAAGAGTTAGGTTCTGGTTTTAAAGTGGCTATGCGTGATTTAGAAATTCGTGGTGCAGGGAATCTTTTGGGGAAAGAACAATCCGGTGACATCATGGAAGTTGGCTTTGATCTATATGTAAAAATGTTAGAAGAGGCGATTTCTCGAATCAAAGGTGAAGAAGTGAGAGTGGAAGTTCGTACTGCGGTGAATTTGAAAACTAACTTTTATCTTCCTGATGATTATATACCGGATACAAAACAGAAAATAGAATTTTATAAGCGTTTTGAAGGTTCGGCAAATTTGGATGAAATCGAGGAGCTTTCCCTTGAAATGGAAGACAGATTTGGGGAACTACCTCAAATTGCCAAGACCTTTGTGGAATTAGAAAAAATTCGCACTTTGGCATCCAATTTGGGTTTTGAATTTGTGACAGAAAAACCAGACGAGATTTTATTCAAATGCGGAACTTATTTTCGGGGAAATCCTGATCGTGTGATCCAAGCCATGGCCAAGTTCAAAGGATTGCTCATTTCCCCTCAAGAGCCATCTGTATTGCGTTATACGATTCCGGAACGGGAAGATCTCCAAAAAATCAAAAAACTGCTTTCTCTTTTGGAATTTTTAGCCGCTTAAATTTTAGGCATTAGATTCAATCTTATCGACTTAAAAAAGGATGGACATTGCGGGAATTCACGAAACCATCATCCCAAATCCTTTCAGGCACTAAAATAATATGACTAAAATCCTTCCTTTGTTTGTTTTTTTGGCATCTCTTTTCCTCGTTCAGTGTTCGGACTCCTCTCCGGTCATCGAAACTTTGGATAACCATAAAATTACCGTAAAAGACTTTGAGGCCGCTTACGATACCGCTCTCGATTCGATCAGTCGCTTACAAAATATCGAGAAAAAAACTCTTTTGGAATTCATTGAAAAAGACATCAATGAGGTTCCGCAAAACTTTCAAGATTTGAACTACCAACTTCAAAAGAAAAACTTCTATCAAACTTACCGCCAAATGATCATGACTCGACTTGTTGCTGAAAAAAACGGTTATATTTCTCGTCCAGATGTAGCTGAAGTGATCAAACAAGTGGAAATGCAAACCATTGCGCAAATGTATGTTTCTGAACAAGTAGAGAAAAAAATCCAAATCACTGACGAACAAGCTAAAGCTGAATGTGAAAGACTACGTGGTTTAGACCGAAACATTGCCAATCTAACGATTGATAAATGCCTTACTTTTGCAAAAGCCCAAATCAAACAATTACAGACGAGAGAGCAACTTCCTCTTGTAGTCGAAAGAATCAAAGAAGAAGTAACCATCAAACGTAATGATAAATTTGATTTGGATGCATACCTTGCACCAAAGAAAAAAGTGGAAGAACCAGCTGACAAAAAATAATAAGTCGGAATGGACAATACTTTAAATGCGTTTCTCCGTGGCATCATTGAAGCTGCCACGGAATTCCTTCCCGTTTCCTCGACTGGACATCTTTTTCTTTTTAGTTACTTTTTCCCTTTTGAAAACCTAAACATCGATCATGAAGCCTTTGAAGATTTGTTTGATATATTCATCCAAACAGGTGCCATACTTTCTGTTGTGGCATTGTATTTCAAAGTTTTATGGATACATACTAAGACTGCCGTTCAATTTGTAACCAAAACTTCTGATGATAAATCTGGGTTTCAATTCTATCGCAATTTAATTGTCGGTATCCTTCCAATTATCGTCCTCGGCTTTGTGTTCAAAAACATA
This genomic stretch from Leptospira meyeri harbors:
- a CDS encoding lipoprotein LipL31; this encodes MTKILPLFVFLASLFLVQCSDSSPVIETLDNHKITVKDFEAAYDTALDSISRLQNIEKKTLLEFIEKDINEVPQNFQDLNYQLQKKNFYQTYRQMIMTRLVAEKNGYISRPDVAEVIKQVEMQTIAQMYVSEQVEKKIQITDEQAKAECERLRGLDRNIANLTIDKCLTFAKAQIKQLQTREQLPLVVERIKEEVTIKRNDKFDLDAYLAPKKKVEEPADKK
- the mfd gene encoding transcription-repair coupling factor, coding for MSKEIEDRKYNPKLVLSEIKTTLVNLSGIPESAHSFVTGSLYETLNSDSPFLVVLPTNQDAESFSRELLSFLPQEEIFYFPGPENIPYEYTKWQMEWKRDRILTINRILSGNRCLVITSVSALLRKLPVKESLKGKSITLTLGKDFPLELLLSDLVNLGYHREEVCEQFGHFSLKGGILDIYTPYLANPVRIDFFGDTVDEIRTFDPNTQKSIAKIQEIVITAANETIVSREEKAKYQEILISHKDRRLPIDSELEIIEEHLPLIRNHEGFLNFFHKKPIVIFPRFFDTKERAYGMEREYNTLYEKKKEEALCLKPEDLVSFGEEWNTLTSEETPGIRFSLLPDHQKNFSYEPITEVRGFRGKIREAKEYFLELLNEDPKNKIFITSSFSAQMMRLKGLFSENEIETVHSDSEEPKPLPLGSVKPGIHLVISDLKRGFHVLDDHVYIFTDNDLFGRQYKRKTRYKKQASQMIESFIDLKEGDYVVHVNHGVGRFVKIERTKADGKERDFLKLEYAGGDSLFVPLDQISLVQKYIGGTDTPKLDTLGKNSWKKAKDRVQESVDKLAEELVLLYSNRMKLNGFAFPPDTIWQEEFEAAFEFEETPDQISAIESVKQDLESARPMDRLVCGDVGYGKTEVAIRAAFKVIMAGKQVMLLTPTTILSLQHFNTFKLRYENYPIKIAFVSRFRSAAEIREDLKNFSEGKIDMLIGTHAILSSKVKPKNLGLLIIDEEQKFGVTHKEAIKKFKNLVDVLTLTATPIPRTLHMALTGIRELSIISTAPKNRQSVETYVLEEDDTLIQEAIRKEIERGGQVFYLYNRVESIEEEAAYIRSLVPEVSVGILHGQLTEDEIEETLVDFYEKKYDILVTTTIIESGIDMPNVNTLIVKRADMFGLSQLYQIRGRVGRSDRKAYAYMFYPSKKLMTELAEKRLNTIFEYQELGSGFKVAMRDLEIRGAGNLLGKEQSGDIMEVGFDLYVKMLEEAISRIKGEEVRVEVRTAVNLKTNFYLPDDYIPDTKQKIEFYKRFEGSANLDEIEELSLEMEDRFGELPQIAKTFVELEKIRTLASNLGFEFVTEKPDEILFKCGTYFRGNPDRVIQAMAKFKGLLISPQEPSVLRYTIPEREDLQKIKKLLSLLEFLAA
- a CDS encoding LIC11435 family protein, which produces MWNKFHSYLIIFFISLSSLVAQSNNEEGTQYQLRWLDVEGATGYVLEIKNSSGYLVLSERVNGTSYDLVNYTSGIYEHRVAVINKLGKVGSYSEWVKFEVVVSRVPTLTKDSVYSVSKEEKEKVFLLEGKDFISPMKVYMVTGGKRILAKKVVIESDSVAKATFAVDADTDTGIYDLVLENPRNKVLTAKQRVVLSDSKEKANRFAQRQERIVRKEIPEDYYETPYFSTLWRSTILPGWGQKYIDGNNWKLYVFPVVALSAVGLYANSYNRFLSARSDYQSAVLLGALLVERQDAQVLWLINRTNAEAKFNSAKSELGVIQAGAGILGVFLLYNIVDSYFSAKRNVASDGPGFPLGETNKRVQASVSTDLGWNQSKFAYEYGSRYQIEFSSRF
- the panC gene encoding pantoate--beta-alanine ligase produces the protein MIVISNIAELKKQVGIWKREGVSIGFCPTMGSLHAGHMDLVETSKKKTDKTIVSIFVNPTQFNDPKDFENYPVNTETDLKLCEEKGADLVFLPDVKTIYPKTKTPIQMSIPELQKHLCGRTRPGHFEGVLQIVSKLFHLTEPTIAFFGLKDYQQFRIISTMVENLNFPLEVVGVPTRRESDGLAMSSRNIRLNPKDRETASLIPRMFALAEKTVLGGERNLPLWKEILRDFLLTGSSVQIDYLEVVDPVNLQPIEKMEGDILLALAMFVGGVRLIDNQIIKIPN
- the hisD gene encoding histidinol dehydrogenase, translated to MPIPILRSNRNSKKELDRFLSGAKEDLSSATAKILPILEAVRTRGDKALIEYTEKFDGILLNSVTIDPHSIQTNLNPNIKEAFLRAKSNIESFHEAQKRESWSRTIDGNRLGVKYTPIPSLSVYAPGGKALYPSSVLMGVIPAKIAGVKNIQLITPPQKDGLPEILVWLCQILEVNRIVTVGGAQGIAAAAYGTESIPKSEFIVGPGNAYVAAAKSYLAGQGIIGIDSPAGPSEVCIIADSSANPKWIACDMLSQAEHGEDSSAILLTTEENFAKKVSEELEKAFVERPKRLAMKQNSIYKNSAILVFPSLEDCIWFSNELAPEHLEIQTKENESVFSKIEHAGSVFIGPYSPVAMGDYISGTNHILPTARGSRIYSSLGVDTFLKRVTFQEVTKESLVTLYPFVKLMSELEGLDEEHGTSVKVRTEESL